One Alkalicoccus halolimnae DNA segment encodes these proteins:
- a CDS encoding proline--tRNA ligase, translating into MRQSTFLVPTLRDIPSGADVISHQLMLRSGMIRQSAAGVYSFLPLGWKVLRKVEEIVREEMDLSGAQEMFMPSIQPSELWKDSGRWEAYGPELMRVTDRHSREFALGPTHEEVITSIVRDDVRSYKELPMTLYQIQTKFRDERRPRFGVLRGREFLMKDAYSFDLDFAGLDKSYQQMYDAYTKIFTRLNLNFRAVVADSGAMGGKDTHEFMVLSDVGEDTIAYSDESNFAANIEIAPVNVSYEKTNEEFQEMKEVETPDQRTIEEVSSFFETSPSKCIKSLLFIVDEKPVLLLVRGDHEANDIKLKHELDAESVELATSEQTQQIIGVSQGFVGPVHVPYEVQVYADPAVKSIVNGICGANTEKKHFINVNTERDFHVTAYADLRNIQEGDPSPDGKGKILFKEGIEVGHVFKLGTKYSEALGAQYLNDQGKAKPIVMGSYGVGVSRTVAAVIEEHHDDNGIVWPACVSPFDIHLIAINVKQSEQKKLAEMLYKQFQNDGYDVLYDDRPERAGVKFKDADLIGIPLRVQIGKRASENIVEVKDRKTGNVEELYIDDLSAFVKQYSRQ; encoded by the coding sequence TTGAGACAATCAACTTTTTTAGTACCAACGTTAAGAGATATACCAAGCGGAGCTGACGTTATCAGTCATCAGCTGATGCTTCGGTCGGGAATGATCCGCCAGAGTGCCGCAGGTGTTTATTCTTTCCTGCCGCTAGGCTGGAAAGTTCTTCGCAAAGTGGAAGAAATAGTACGGGAGGAAATGGATCTATCCGGGGCTCAGGAAATGTTTATGCCTTCGATTCAGCCTTCGGAACTCTGGAAAGATTCCGGACGCTGGGAAGCTTATGGCCCTGAGCTTATGAGAGTAACAGACCGGCACAGCCGTGAGTTTGCTCTCGGACCTACCCATGAAGAAGTGATCACTTCTATAGTGCGTGATGATGTACGCTCTTATAAAGAACTGCCGATGACCCTTTATCAGATTCAGACAAAATTCCGAGATGAACGCCGGCCGCGGTTTGGTGTTCTAAGAGGCAGGGAATTTTTAATGAAAGACGCTTATTCCTTTGATTTGGATTTTGCCGGTCTTGATAAGAGTTATCAACAAATGTACGATGCTTATACGAAAATTTTCACACGTCTGAACCTGAATTTCCGAGCGGTAGTTGCTGACTCTGGAGCGATGGGCGGAAAAGATACCCACGAATTTATGGTTCTTTCTGATGTAGGGGAAGATACGATTGCATATTCCGATGAATCGAATTTTGCTGCAAATATAGAAATTGCTCCGGTGAACGTCTCCTATGAAAAAACGAATGAAGAATTCCAGGAAATGAAAGAAGTAGAGACGCCTGACCAGCGTACGATAGAAGAGGTTTCGTCATTTTTTGAAACGTCTCCTTCAAAATGTATCAAGTCCCTCCTTTTTATTGTGGATGAAAAGCCGGTGCTGCTGTTAGTACGCGGTGATCATGAAGCCAATGATATAAAATTAAAGCATGAACTGGATGCGGAATCGGTCGAATTGGCGACCTCGGAGCAGACACAGCAGATAATTGGGGTGTCTCAGGGATTTGTCGGTCCGGTACATGTTCCCTATGAAGTTCAGGTGTATGCGGACCCTGCCGTGAAGTCTATAGTGAATGGTATCTGCGGCGCTAATACTGAAAAGAAACATTTTATAAATGTAAATACGGAGCGTGATTTTCACGTAACTGCCTACGCCGATCTGCGTAACATTCAGGAAGGTGATCCTTCTCCGGATGGAAAAGGAAAAATTCTTTTTAAAGAAGGTATTGAAGTTGGACATGTTTTTAAACTTGGGACGAAATACAGTGAAGCGCTTGGAGCCCAGTATTTAAATGATCAGGGTAAAGCGAAACCTATCGTCATGGGTTCATACGGGGTGGGCGTTTCCCGTACTGTAGCTGCTGTAATCGAAGAGCACCACGACGATAATGGGATTGTCTGGCCCGCCTGCGTGTCTCCGTTTGATATACATTTGATAGCAATCAATGTAAAGCAGTCGGAACAGAAGAAGCTGGCAGAAATGCTTTATAAGCAGTTTCAAAACGATGGATACGATGTTTTATACGATGATCGTCCTGAAAGAGCCGGAGTGAAATTCAAAGATGCTGATTTAATCGGGATTCCTTTAAGAGTTCAAATAGGCAAACGGGCGTCAGAAAATATTGTGGAAGTTAAAGATCGGAAAACAGGAAATGTAGAAGAACTTTATATTGATGATCTTTCTGCTTTCGTGAAGCAGTATTCCAGGCAATGA
- a CDS encoding phosphatidate cytidylyltransferase gives MKQRIITGIVAGAGFLGLIYIGGFLFTLLIVLLAAIGMWELLKMKQIHPWSVRGLMGLLFTLLLVIPEDWLFTEFLQIERLELFLLLVVVMLSITVTTKNNFTFDEAGFMVLASVYVGYGFHFFIHARYLDTGMEMIYFLLLLVWATDSGAYFTGRSFGKHKLWPEISPKKTIEGALGGIASAFVIGIIFAAFFPVFDSWITVVFCILTVSIAGQLGDLVESAFKRHYAVKDSGHVLPGHGGILDRFDSLIFVMPILYLFGFLT, from the coding sequence TTGAAGCAGCGTATTATTACAGGCATCGTAGCCGGAGCTGGATTTTTGGGGCTCATATATATAGGAGGCTTTTTATTTACTCTGCTAATCGTCCTGCTTGCTGCCATAGGGATGTGGGAACTTTTAAAGATGAAGCAGATTCATCCATGGTCCGTCCGGGGGTTAATGGGTCTGCTTTTCACATTATTACTTGTTATACCGGAAGATTGGCTTTTCACAGAATTTTTACAGATAGAGCGGCTGGAATTGTTTTTACTTTTAGTCGTCGTTATGCTTTCAATAACTGTTACTACGAAAAATAATTTCACATTCGACGAAGCTGGATTTATGGTGCTTGCTTCTGTCTATGTCGGCTATGGATTTCACTTCTTTATCCATGCCAGATATCTTGATACCGGCATGGAGATGATTTACTTTCTGCTTCTTCTCGTCTGGGCTACCGATTCAGGTGCTTACTTTACAGGAAGAAGTTTCGGGAAACATAAACTCTGGCCTGAAATCAGTCCTAAAAAAACGATCGAGGGAGCATTGGGAGGCATTGCATCAGCTTTTGTAATAGGGATTATCTTCGCGGCATTCTTTCCAGTATTTGATTCGTGGATAACGGTCGTCTTCTGCATTTTAACCGTTTCAATTGCCGGCCAGCTTGGAGATCTCGTCGAATCTGCTTTTAAACGTCATTATGCAGTGAAAGACTCAGGTCATGTCCTCCCCGGTCATGGAGGAATTCTTGACCGTTTTGACAGTCTGATATTTGTTATGCCTATATTATATTTATTTGGATTTTTAACTTAA
- the rseP gene encoding RIP metalloprotease RseP, with the protein MNTFLAVIVIFGLLVFIHEWGHLVFAKRAGILCREFAIGFGPKLFSFVRNETTYTIRLLPLGGFVRMAGEDPELVQIKPGYDIGLTFTEEGKVKQLIINNKSKHPDCKVIQVEKIDMERELIVKGYTEDSDELVTYELDRQAVYLYDEKSTQIAPYDRQFASKSIGQRALAIFAGPFMNFVLAVVVLILYAAIAGLPVNESLVGGVTDDGPAVEAGLESGDRIEAIDGEEVSTWEEMTEVIQARPNESMEFDISRDGEAFSVTMTADEREIPEADNIGVIGVMAPTEKTLTGILAFGFTQTYEYTVLIVEALGMLVTGQFSLDALAGPVGIYNYTGEVAAMGILVLFQWAAILSVNLGIINLLPLPALDGGRLLFIGLEAVRGKPIDPQKEGMVHFIGFALLMLLVLAVTWNDINRIFL; encoded by the coding sequence ATGAATACATTTTTAGCCGTTATCGTTATTTTCGGCCTGCTGGTTTTTATTCACGAATGGGGTCACCTCGTTTTTGCTAAAAGAGCTGGGATCCTCTGCCGGGAGTTTGCAATTGGCTTCGGTCCCAAACTGTTCAGTTTTGTTCGAAACGAAACGACATATACGATCCGGCTTCTGCCGTTGGGCGGTTTTGTCCGCATGGCAGGAGAAGATCCGGAGCTTGTACAAATAAAGCCGGGGTATGACATTGGACTGACGTTTACAGAAGAAGGTAAAGTAAAGCAGCTGATTATAAACAACAAATCAAAACATCCTGACTGCAAAGTCATCCAGGTCGAGAAGATTGATATGGAACGGGAATTGATTGTGAAGGGCTATACGGAAGACAGCGATGAATTAGTCACATATGAACTCGATCGTCAGGCCGTCTATCTGTATGACGAAAAATCTACCCAGATTGCTCCTTATGACAGACAGTTCGCTTCTAAGTCAATCGGGCAGCGCGCTCTGGCTATTTTTGCCGGTCCTTTCATGAATTTTGTTCTAGCTGTGGTGGTGCTGATTCTTTATGCCGCGATTGCTGGACTTCCTGTTAATGAGTCTCTTGTAGGTGGTGTTACCGACGACGGACCTGCAGTGGAGGCTGGTCTGGAAAGTGGAGACAGAATAGAAGCCATTGATGGAGAAGAAGTTTCAACCTGGGAGGAAATGACAGAAGTTATTCAGGCACGGCCAAATGAGTCAATGGAATTTGACATTTCAAGGGATGGAGAAGCTTTTTCCGTGACGATGACTGCCGATGAGCGTGAAATACCGGAAGCAGACAACATCGGTGTTATCGGTGTTATGGCACCAACAGAAAAAACCTTGACCGGTATACTGGCATTTGGATTTACACAGACATATGAATACACGGTTTTAATCGTGGAAGCTCTGGGCATGCTTGTTACAGGCCAGTTCAGTCTCGATGCACTGGCAGGACCGGTCGGAATTTATAATTATACCGGCGAAGTAGCTGCAATGGGAATTCTTGTACTATTTCAATGGGCGGCAATTCTAAGTGTGAATCTTGGGATTATTAACCTGCTCCCGCTTCCTGCTCTTGATGGAGGAAGACTGTTGTTCATTGGACTGGAGGCAGTTCGGGGTAAACCGATCGACCCGCAGAAAGAGGGAATGGTCCATTTTATTGGATTTGCACTTCTTATGCTGCTCGTTCTTGCTGTAACCTGGAATGACATTAACCGTATATTTTTATAA
- a CDS encoding isoprenyl transferase, translating to MLNKLTRRKKTVSDDTKKDVLHGDIPVHIAIIMDGNGRWAKQRGLPRVAGHREGMNVVRSVVRSCNELDVKILTLYAFSTENWKRPKTEVDFLMKLPEKFLSVELPKLIEENVRVRITGDIERLPEFTKKAVNEAVETTKNNNGLILNFALNYGSRSELMDAFKSMYADVREGVLDEQHISEETVTDYLMTSGLSEPDLLIRTSGEIRLSNFMLWQLAYSEFWFTEVLWPDFDQENFYEAIQAYQQRQRRYGGV from the coding sequence ATGCTTAACAAATTAACAAGACGAAAAAAAACAGTGTCTGATGATACTAAAAAAGATGTGCTGCACGGGGACATACCTGTGCATATAGCCATTATCATGGATGGAAACGGCCGGTGGGCCAAACAACGGGGACTCCCTCGCGTAGCCGGTCACAGAGAAGGGATGAATGTCGTCCGCAGTGTCGTCCGTTCCTGCAATGAACTCGATGTTAAGATATTAACATTATATGCATTTTCGACTGAGAACTGGAAACGTCCTAAAACGGAAGTTGATTTTCTCATGAAGCTTCCGGAAAAATTTTTAAGTGTCGAACTCCCTAAACTGATTGAAGAAAACGTTAGGGTGAGAATAACCGGAGATATAGAAAGACTGCCTGAATTTACAAAAAAAGCTGTAAATGAAGCAGTCGAAACGACTAAAAACAATAATGGATTAATTTTGAACTTCGCACTCAATTACGGGAGCCGTTCAGAATTAATGGATGCATTTAAATCAATGTATGCAGATGTCAGAGAAGGTGTATTGGACGAACAACATATATCTGAAGAAACAGTAACCGATTACTTAATGACAAGCGGTCTTTCTGAACCAGATCTTCTGATCCGGACAAGCGGAGAAATAAGACTGAGTAATTTTATGCTCTGGCAGCTTGCATATTCAGAATTTTGGTTTACTGAAGTACTATGGCCCGATTTCGACCAGGAAAATTTTTACGAAGCCATTCAGGCATACCAGCAGAGACAACGGCGCTACGGCGGCGTGTAG
- a CDS encoding PolC-type DNA polymerase III encodes MSTELQDRKERFKLLMEQVQMPEDFIDKYAGEAYIEKLQIYQQQKQWHIYFVFPEALPFPAFELLESRVVQGLNHIAEVSMYIRYENDIDAAELLPSYWPYFVENLRSTTNGLIRRLEAQLPRVENKRLHLSVMNDTETEILERRVKQPLKQLLFKAGFPDLIIATEIKEAKEEIKKFEEQKQEEDHNKVVEAMIEKKNQESKAKELQNQQRVAAGVAIKDDAVPMEQIIEEEKRITVQGYVFHAETKELKSGRTLLTFKITDYTDSLLIKMFSNDKEDIPVFEAVKEGMWIKARGSVQYDTFIRDLTMMARDFHEIKSNERTDTAAEEDKRVEMHVHSNMSQMDAITAVGDFVKQASKWGHPAIGLTDHAVVQSFPDAYAAGEKHGVKILYGLEANLVDDGVPIAYNASPRLLKDETYIVFDVETTGLSAVYNTIIELAAVKIHNGEVIDKFESFADPKEKLSATIIDLTGITDDMVEGQPEPGEVLKQFYEWCGDDTLVAHNASFDIGFLNAGYERINYGKVENPVIDTLELARMLYPHFKNYRLNTLCKKFNIELVSHHRAIYDAEATGQLLWKMVKDCLEKNIESHESLNEQGSAEDYKKQRPVHCTIYAKTKAGLKNLYRLVSMSHIDYFHRVPRLPRSVLAKNRDGLLIGSACDKGEVFDGLMQKGLEETKEAASFYDFIEVQPPGNYRHLVEKEIVRDELALKDILKQLVKLGEETAKPVVATGNVHYLNKEDYVYRKILIASQGGANPLNRQTLPEVHFRTTDEMLEEFRFLPEEKAREIVVENSRALADSIEKIKPIPDDLYTPHIEGADDEMRKLCYDKAKSIYGEELPQLVIDRLEKELTSIISNGFSVIYLISQKLVKKSLDDGYLVGSRGSVGSSFVATMTEITEVNPLPPHYVCPSCKHSYFFNDGSVGSGFDLPDKACESCGEAYNKDGHDIPFETFLGFKGDKVPDIDLNFSGEYQPKAHNYTKELFGEAYVYRAGTIGTVADKTAYGFVRGYENDEELQLRGAEIDRLVQGCTGVKRTTGQHPGGIIVVPDHLDIYDFSPIQFPADDRESEWRTTHFDFHSIHDNLLKLDILGHDDPTVIRMLQDLSGRDPKTIPVDDPEVFKLFSGTESLGVTPEQIMCKTGTYGIPEFGTRFVRQMLEETKPSTFSELVQISGLSHGADVWLNNAADLIAAGTCELKDVIGCRDDIMVYLMYKGLDHPLAFKIMEFVRKGRGLEEEWVEEMKKHGVPDWYVSSCLKIKYMFPKAHAAAYVLMAVRIAYYKVHEPMMFYAAYFTVRADDFDLDTMVKGSASIRRQIEEIQAKGLDASPKEKSLVTVLELSLEMCERGFSFQKVDLYRSKATEFQVEGDTLIPPFNALTGVGTNAAIAIEKAREDGEFLSKENLRERSKITKSVLERLDDHGCLEGLPDSNQLSLF; translated from the coding sequence ATGTCGACAGAATTACAAGATAGAAAAGAACGGTTTAAACTCTTAATGGAACAAGTGCAGATGCCAGAGGATTTTATAGATAAATATGCAGGAGAAGCCTACATAGAGAAGCTGCAAATTTATCAGCAGCAGAAGCAGTGGCATATTTATTTTGTTTTCCCGGAGGCCCTCCCATTTCCTGCTTTTGAACTGCTGGAGTCGAGAGTCGTACAGGGGTTAAATCATATTGCTGAAGTATCGATGTATATCCGCTATGAAAATGATATCGATGCGGCAGAACTTCTTCCCAGCTACTGGCCGTATTTTGTAGAGAATCTGCGAAGTACTACGAACGGCCTTATTAGAAGACTGGAAGCGCAGCTCCCCAGAGTCGAAAATAAAAGACTTCATTTATCAGTAATGAATGATACGGAAACGGAAATTCTCGAGCGGCGGGTAAAACAGCCTTTAAAACAGCTTCTTTTTAAAGCAGGGTTTCCTGACTTGATAATAGCAACAGAGATTAAGGAAGCAAAAGAAGAAATTAAAAAATTTGAAGAGCAGAAGCAGGAAGAAGATCATAACAAAGTAGTGGAGGCGATGATTGAGAAGAAAAATCAGGAATCCAAAGCTAAAGAACTACAGAATCAGCAGCGTGTAGCCGCAGGAGTGGCAATAAAAGATGATGCAGTACCGATGGAGCAGATCATAGAGGAAGAAAAACGAATTACTGTTCAGGGATATGTTTTCCATGCGGAAACGAAAGAGCTGAAAAGCGGCAGAACTCTGCTTACCTTTAAAATTACAGACTACACGGATTCGCTGTTAATCAAGATGTTTTCCAATGATAAAGAAGATATCCCGGTATTTGAAGCCGTTAAAGAAGGAATGTGGATAAAGGCAAGAGGTTCAGTGCAGTACGATACGTTCATAAGAGATTTAACAATGATGGCTCGGGATTTTCATGAAATTAAATCTAATGAGAGAACGGACACAGCTGCCGAGGAAGATAAACGAGTGGAAATGCATGTTCATTCCAACATGAGTCAAATGGATGCCATTACAGCTGTCGGAGATTTTGTGAAGCAGGCCTCTAAGTGGGGGCATCCTGCTATCGGACTTACAGATCATGCAGTCGTGCAGTCTTTTCCTGATGCTTACGCAGCAGGAGAAAAGCACGGAGTAAAGATTCTTTACGGTCTTGAAGCGAACCTGGTCGATGATGGTGTTCCTATCGCCTACAATGCTTCTCCTCGACTGCTTAAAGACGAAACTTATATTGTATTTGATGTGGAAACGACCGGACTTTCCGCGGTTTACAACACAATCATTGAACTTGCTGCTGTAAAAATTCATAACGGCGAAGTGATTGATAAATTTGAATCTTTTGCTGATCCAAAAGAAAAACTCAGTGCAACGATTATCGATTTAACGGGAATCACTGACGATATGGTGGAAGGACAGCCGGAACCAGGAGAAGTTCTTAAACAATTTTATGAATGGTGTGGAGATGATACGCTCGTTGCCCACAATGCCAGTTTTGACATTGGATTTTTAAATGCCGGCTACGAACGTATCAATTACGGGAAAGTAGAAAACCCCGTAATTGATACATTGGAACTGGCAAGGATGCTTTATCCTCACTTTAAAAATTACCGGCTAAACACTCTCTGTAAAAAGTTTAATATCGAACTTGTCTCCCATCACCGTGCTATATATGATGCGGAGGCGACAGGCCAACTGCTTTGGAAGATGGTGAAGGACTGTCTGGAAAAAAACATCGAATCTCATGAATCGTTAAATGAGCAGGGTTCTGCTGAAGATTATAAGAAACAGAGACCGGTGCACTGCACGATTTATGCGAAAACGAAAGCAGGTTTGAAAAATCTGTACCGCCTCGTTTCCATGTCCCACATCGATTATTTCCACCGGGTTCCCCGACTGCCGAGATCGGTGCTTGCGAAGAACCGGGATGGCCTGTTGATTGGTTCTGCTTGTGACAAAGGTGAGGTTTTTGATGGGCTGATGCAGAAAGGCCTGGAAGAAACTAAGGAAGCGGCATCTTTTTACGACTTCATTGAAGTGCAGCCGCCGGGCAACTACCGGCATCTGGTGGAAAAGGAAATAGTCAGAGATGAACTGGCTTTGAAAGATATTTTAAAGCAGCTCGTTAAGCTTGGTGAGGAAACGGCTAAGCCTGTGGTGGCTACGGGAAATGTTCATTACTTGAATAAGGAAGATTACGTCTACAGGAAGATTCTTATTGCTTCCCAGGGGGGAGCCAACCCGCTGAACCGGCAGACGCTTCCGGAAGTTCACTTTCGGACTACTGATGAAATGCTTGAAGAGTTCCGCTTTCTTCCTGAAGAAAAAGCAAGAGAAATTGTTGTTGAAAACAGCCGTGCTCTGGCTGATTCCATCGAAAAAATCAAACCGATTCCTGATGATTTATATACTCCTCATATCGAAGGTGCGGACGATGAAATGCGAAAGCTTTGTTATGATAAAGCGAAATCGATTTACGGGGAAGAGCTTCCTCAGCTCGTGATTGATCGATTGGAAAAAGAATTAACAAGTATTATTTCCAACGGATTTTCGGTTATTTATTTGATTTCCCAAAAACTCGTTAAAAAATCTTTGGATGACGGCTATCTGGTCGGTTCACGGGGTTCAGTAGGCTCAAGCTTTGTCGCTACGATGACAGAAATTACTGAAGTAAATCCGCTCCCTCCGCACTATGTGTGTCCCAGCTGCAAACATTCCTACTTTTTCAATGATGGAAGCGTAGGATCAGGATTTGACCTGCCTGACAAAGCATGTGAAAGCTGCGGAGAAGCCTACAATAAAGATGGACATGATATTCCATTTGAAACATTCCTCGGATTTAAGGGAGATAAAGTTCCGGATATTGACTTGAATTTCTCAGGAGAATATCAGCCGAAAGCACACAACTACACGAAGGAATTATTCGGTGAAGCCTATGTTTACCGCGCAGGGACTATAGGTACGGTAGCTGATAAAACGGCCTATGGATTTGTGCGAGGATATGAAAATGATGAGGAACTGCAGCTGAGGGGAGCCGAGATTGACAGGCTCGTGCAGGGATGTACCGGTGTGAAAAGAACCACAGGACAGCATCCGGGCGGTATCATTGTAGTCCCTGATCATCTGGATATTTATGATTTCTCTCCTATTCAGTTTCCTGCCGACGACAGGGAATCGGAATGGCGTACGACTCATTTTGATTTTCATTCGATACACGACAACCTGCTGAAGCTCGACATACTTGGGCACGATGATCCGACAGTGATCCGCATGCTTCAGGACTTGAGCGGCAGGGATCCGAAAACGATTCCTGTTGACGATCCGGAAGTATTTAAACTTTTCAGCGGAACAGAATCGCTTGGTGTAACTCCTGAACAAATAATGTGTAAAACCGGAACGTATGGAATTCCAGAGTTCGGTACACGTTTTGTCCGCCAGATGCTCGAAGAGACGAAACCCTCCACTTTCAGTGAACTTGTCCAGATATCCGGTCTCTCTCATGGAGCGGACGTCTGGCTTAATAATGCAGCCGATCTTATTGCAGCAGGTACATGTGAATTAAAAGACGTTATCGGCTGCCGTGATGATATAATGGTGTATCTCATGTATAAAGGATTGGATCACCCGCTGGCTTTTAAAATTATGGAATTTGTACGTAAAGGCCGGGGTCTTGAAGAAGAATGGGTGGAAGAAATGAAAAAACACGGGGTTCCTGACTGGTATGTCAGCTCGTGCCTGAAAATAAAATATATGTTTCCTAAAGCCCATGCTGCAGCCTACGTATTAATGGCTGTTCGAATCGCTTATTATAAAGTGCACGAACCAATGATGTTTTATGCTGCTTATTTCACAGTAAGGGCAGATGATTTCGATCTCGACACGATGGTGAAAGGTTCTGCATCGATCCGTCGCCAGATTGAAGAAATACAGGCGAAAGGTCTCGATGCGTCTCCTAAAGAGAAAAGTCTTGTCACTGTACTTGAGCTGTCCTTAGAAATGTGTGAACGAGGCTTCTCTTTTCAGAAAGTGGACCTCTACCGTTCCAAAGCAACTGAGTTCCAGGTTGAAGGTGATACGCTTATTCCTCCATTCAATGCTTTGACGGGAGTTGGAACCAATGCTGCCATCGCCATTGAAAAAGCCCGTGAAGACGGTGAATTCCTCTCTAAGGAAAATCTGCGTGAGCGTAGTAAAATTACGAAAAGTGTGCTCGAAAGGCTGGATGATCACGGTTGTCTCGAAGGACTTCCGGACTCCAATCAGCTCTCCCTGTTCTAG
- the frr gene encoding ribosome recycling factor produces the protein MSNKVINQAEERMNKSVDSFGRELSTIRAGRANPSLLDKVQVEYYGALTPLNQLATISVPEGRLLMITPFDKSSIQNIEKGIQKADLGLSPNNDGNVIRISIPALTDERRKELIKLVGRYAEEAKVAVRNVRRDANDELKKQQKDGDLTEDDLKRTQDEVQKLTDKTIKKIEEYAKNKENEVREV, from the coding sequence ATGTCAAATAAAGTAATTAATCAGGCTGAAGAACGCATGAATAAATCCGTAGATTCATTTGGCCGCGAACTATCCACTATTCGTGCCGGCAGAGCCAATCCATCATTATTGGATAAAGTCCAAGTTGAATATTACGGCGCATTGACTCCGCTTAATCAGCTTGCGACTATCTCTGTTCCTGAAGGACGACTACTCATGATTACACCGTTTGATAAATCTTCTATTCAAAATATTGAAAAGGGTATTCAAAAAGCGGATTTAGGTCTTTCTCCGAACAATGACGGAAACGTCATTCGTATTTCTATTCCGGCGTTAACCGATGAGCGGCGTAAAGAGCTTATCAAACTTGTCGGCCGCTATGCTGAAGAGGCTAAAGTAGCTGTTCGCAACGTCCGTCGGGATGCTAATGATGAACTGAAAAAACAGCAGAAAGACGGAGATCTGACAGAAGATGACCTTAAACGTACGCAGGATGAAGTTCAAAAATTAACAGACAAAACAATTAAAAAAATTGAAGAATATGCCAAAAATAAAGAAAATGAAGTACGGGAAGTTTAG
- the dxr gene encoding 1-deoxy-D-xylulose-5-phosphate reductoisomerase: protein MKSIHLLGATGSIGEQTLDVLAKHPHEFHLKSLSYGKNTAKAIPYIEKFKPELIAVQEEKEAVKLKNKLTYRPEIVVGAPGLVTIAKSGNSSDVLVNAVMGSVGLEPTLEALKHGKDIAIANKETLVTAGHLVTELQKEKNVKLIPVDSEHSAIYQCLHGDPKEVDKLILTASGGSFRDKTRAELKGVTVQEALNHPNWSMGAKITIDSATMMNKGLEVIEAHWLFDMPYEDIDVILHKESIVHSMVEYIDGSVLAHLGTPDMRVPIQYALTQPNRLAISGAQRLKLWEVGALHFEKMDYERFKALRLAIEAGKQGGSHPTVLNAANEQAVAMFLADQIHFLDIDDFVERALHDHKGVTSPSLEEIMKIDRATRSNVESYIR, encoded by the coding sequence ATGAAATCAATTCATTTGCTTGGAGCCACAGGTTCTATAGGGGAACAAACGCTTGATGTTCTGGCGAAACATCCGCATGAATTTCATCTTAAATCACTTTCTTATGGGAAAAATACAGCAAAGGCGATTCCCTATATAGAGAAGTTCAAGCCGGAACTAATTGCTGTTCAGGAAGAGAAAGAAGCAGTAAAATTAAAGAACAAACTTACATACCGGCCGGAAATAGTTGTTGGGGCACCTGGTCTGGTTACGATTGCGAAGTCAGGAAACAGTTCGGATGTACTTGTTAACGCAGTAATGGGCAGTGTTGGTCTGGAACCTACTTTAGAAGCATTGAAACATGGAAAAGATATCGCAATCGCTAATAAAGAAACCCTGGTGACTGCAGGTCATCTTGTAACAGAGCTTCAGAAAGAGAAAAATGTAAAGCTGATACCGGTAGACAGCGAACACTCTGCTATATATCAGTGTCTGCACGGAGATCCTAAAGAAGTGGACAAACTTATACTTACCGCTTCAGGAGGAAGTTTCCGTGATAAAACACGGGCAGAATTAAAAGGCGTTACTGTTCAGGAAGCTTTGAATCACCCTAACTGGAGTATGGGGGCGAAAATCACTATTGATTCGGCTACAATGATGAACAAAGGCCTCGAAGTAATAGAGGCACATTGGTTATTTGACATGCCGTATGAAGATATTGACGTAATTCTTCATAAAGAAAGTATCGTACATTCCATGGTAGAATATATCGATGGAAGTGTACTTGCCCATTTAGGCACTCCCGATATGAGAGTACCAATTCAATATGCGCTGACGCAGCCGAACAGACTTGCGATATCAGGCGCGCAGAGGTTAAAATTATGGGAAGTTGGAGCGCTCCATTTTGAAAAAATGGACTACGAACGGTTTAAAGCTTTGCGTCTGGCCATCGAAGCAGGAAAGCAAGGGGGTTCTCACCCTACGGTTCTTAATGCTGCCAATGAGCAGGCCGTTGCTATGTTTTTAGCGGATCAAATTCATTTTCTGGATATCGATGATTTCGTGGAGCGGGCACTTCACGATCACAAAGGAGTCACGTCTCCTTCATTGGAAGAAATAATGAAGATTGACCGGGCAACCCGTTCCAACGTGGAATCATATATACGTTAA